A single window of Streptomyces xanthii DNA harbors:
- the purD gene encoding phosphoribosylamine--glycine ligase has product MKLLVIGNGAREHALCRSLSLDPAVTALHCAPGNAGIAEVAELHAVDALDGAAVAALARELEADLVVVGPEAPLVAGVADAVRAIGIPVFGPSGAAAQLEGSKAFAKDVMAGAGVPTARSYVCTTPAEIDEALDAFGAPYVVKDDGLAAGKGVVVTEDIEAARAHANACERVVIEEFLDGPEVSLFAITDGETVVPLQPAQDFKRALDGDEGPNTGGMGAYSPLPWADPKLVQEVLDTVLQPTVDEMKKRGTPFSGLLYAGLAITGRGVRVIEFNARFGDPETQVVLARLRTPLAGVLLASATGTLADLEPLRWSDDAAVTVVIASHNYPATPRTGDPITGLDEVAAQDAPNAYVLHAGTKRDEKSGQVVSAGGRVLSVTATGTDLTQARERAYTALARIGLDGSQHRTDIAAKAADES; this is encoded by the coding sequence GTGAAGCTCCTCGTCATCGGTAACGGCGCCCGCGAACACGCCCTGTGCCGCTCCCTGTCCCTCGACCCCGCCGTCACCGCCCTGCACTGCGCGCCCGGCAACGCAGGCATCGCCGAGGTCGCCGAGCTGCACGCGGTCGACGCCCTCGACGGCGCGGCGGTCGCCGCCCTCGCCCGCGAGCTGGAGGCCGACCTCGTCGTCGTCGGCCCGGAGGCCCCGCTGGTCGCGGGTGTCGCCGACGCCGTGCGCGCGATCGGCATCCCCGTCTTCGGCCCGTCCGGCGCGGCCGCCCAGCTGGAGGGCTCCAAGGCGTTCGCCAAGGACGTCATGGCCGGCGCCGGCGTGCCGACCGCCCGTTCCTACGTGTGCACGACGCCCGCGGAGATCGACGAGGCGCTGGACGCGTTCGGCGCTCCGTACGTCGTGAAGGACGACGGTCTCGCCGCCGGCAAGGGTGTCGTCGTCACCGAGGACATCGAGGCCGCCCGCGCCCATGCGAACGCCTGCGAGCGCGTCGTCATCGAGGAGTTCCTCGACGGCCCCGAGGTCTCGCTCTTCGCGATCACCGACGGCGAGACCGTCGTCCCGCTCCAGCCCGCGCAGGACTTCAAGCGCGCGCTCGACGGCGACGAGGGCCCCAACACCGGTGGCATGGGTGCCTACTCGCCGCTGCCGTGGGCCGACCCGAAGCTGGTCCAGGAGGTCCTGGACACGGTCCTGCAGCCGACCGTCGACGAGATGAAGAAGCGCGGCACGCCGTTCTCCGGCCTGCTGTACGCGGGTCTGGCGATCACCGGCCGAGGCGTCCGCGTCATCGAGTTCAACGCCCGCTTCGGCGACCCCGAGACCCAGGTCGTCCTGGCCCGCCTGCGGACCCCGCTGGCCGGCGTCCTGCTGGCCTCCGCGACCGGCACGCTGGCCGACCTGGAGCCGCTGCGCTGGAGCGACGACGCGGCCGTGACCGTCGTCATCGCCTCGCACAACTACCCGGCGACCCCGCGCACCGGCGACCCGATCACCGGGCTCGACGAGGTGGCCGCGCAGGACGCCCCGAACGCGTACGTGCTGCACGCCGGCACGAAGCGGGACGAGAAGAGCGGGCAGGTGGTCAGCGCGGGCGGCCGCGTCCTGTCCGTCACCGCGACCGGCACGGACCTCACGCAGGCCCGTGAGCGCGCGTACACCGCCCTGGCCCGCATCGGCCTCGACGGCTCCCAGCACCGTACGGACATCGCCGCGAAGGCCGCCGACGAGAGCTGA
- a CDS encoding DNA polymerase III subunit gamma and tau, producing the protein MSSLALYRRYRPESFAEVIGQEHVTDPLQQALRNNRVNHAYLFSGPRGCGKTTSARILARCLNCEQGPTPTPCGECQSCRDLARNGPGSIDVIEIDAASHGGVDDARDLREKAFFGPASSRYKIYIIDEAHMVTSAGFNALLKVVEEPPEHLKFIFATTEPEKVIGTIRSRTHHYPFRLVPPGTLRDYLGEVCGKEAIPVEDGVLPLVVRAGAGSVRDSMSVMDQLLAGAAEDGVTYAMATGLLGYTDGALLDSVVEAFATGDGAAAFEVVDRVIEGGNDPRRFVTDLLERLRDLVILAAVPDAAEKGLIDAPADVIERMQAQASTFGAAELSRAADLVNEGLTEMRGANSPRLQLELICARVLLPAAYGDERSVMARLDRIERAGGAFTPAGQGPAPAMAYVPGPEAHAAPVPPGGGPAAARAAVRGGAPAPATPPPAAPAPAPAATPVPTPAPAPAPEAQPPAPAPAPQPEPQAQPQAAPAASAPGAWPTAAPAGGARRPGGWPTAAAAGSGPAPAAPQAAPAPAPQQSAPAPAPAPVPQAAPVGGPDPRTLWPNILEAVKNKRRFTWILLSQNAQVTGFDGTTLQLGFVNAGARDNFASSGSEDVLKAALSEQFHVNWKIDAVVDASGGAPAPPAPGGGYGGGGYGGGGGGYTPPPAPAAPAPAQQAPQSAPAQSPAPPPAPVQPAAPQPPARQSVSPEDDTPEADDPDLDENALSGHDLIVRELGATVLEEFTNE; encoded by the coding sequence GTGTCGTCTCTCGCGCTGTACCGCCGCTATCGCCCGGAGTCGTTCGCCGAGGTCATCGGTCAGGAGCATGTCACTGATCCGTTGCAGCAGGCGCTGCGGAACAACCGGGTCAATCACGCGTACCTGTTCAGTGGTCCGCGCGGCTGCGGCAAGACGACCAGCGCCCGCATCCTGGCCCGCTGTCTGAACTGCGAGCAGGGGCCCACGCCCACGCCCTGCGGCGAGTGCCAGAGCTGCCGGGACCTGGCGAGGAACGGGCCGGGTTCGATCGACGTCATCGAGATCGACGCCGCGTCGCACGGTGGTGTGGACGACGCCCGTGACCTGCGCGAGAAGGCCTTCTTCGGCCCGGCGAGCAGCCGGTACAAGATCTACATCATCGACGAGGCCCACATGGTCACCTCGGCGGGGTTCAACGCCCTGCTGAAGGTCGTCGAGGAACCGCCGGAGCACCTCAAGTTCATCTTCGCGACCACCGAGCCCGAGAAGGTCATCGGGACGATCCGCTCGCGTACGCACCACTACCCCTTCCGGCTCGTGCCGCCCGGGACCCTGCGGGACTACCTGGGCGAGGTCTGCGGCAAGGAGGCCATCCCCGTCGAGGACGGGGTGCTGCCCCTCGTCGTACGGGCCGGCGCGGGCTCCGTGCGTGACTCGATGTCCGTCATGGACCAGCTCCTCGCCGGCGCCGCCGAGGACGGTGTGACGTACGCCATGGCGACGGGCCTGCTCGGTTATACGGACGGGGCGCTGCTCGACTCCGTGGTCGAGGCGTTCGCCACCGGGGACGGGGCCGCCGCCTTCGAGGTCGTGGACCGCGTCATCGAGGGGGGCAACGATCCGCGCCGGTTCGTGACGGACCTGCTGGAGCGGCTGCGCGACCTCGTCATCCTGGCCGCCGTTCCGGACGCCGCCGAGAAGGGGCTGATCGACGCGCCCGCCGATGTCATCGAGCGGATGCAGGCCCAGGCGAGCACCTTCGGGGCCGCCGAGCTCAGCCGCGCCGCCGACCTCGTCAACGAGGGCCTGACCGAGATGCGCGGGGCGAACTCGCCGCGGCTCCAGCTCGAGCTGATCTGCGCGCGCGTCCTGCTGCCCGCGGCCTACGGGGACGAGCGCTCCGTGATGGCACGGCTCGACCGCATCGAGCGCGCCGGCGGCGCCTTCACCCCGGCCGGGCAGGGTCCCGCTCCGGCGATGGCGTACGTGCCCGGGCCCGAGGCGCACGCCGCTCCCGTCCCGCCCGGCGGCGGTCCGGCCGCGGCCCGCGCGGCGGTACGGGGAGGCGCCCCGGCGCCCGCGACCCCGCCGCCCGCCGCCCCGGCACCAGCTCCTGCGGCCACCCCGGTTCCGACCCCCGCTCCCGCCCCGGCACCGGAAGCCCAGCCTCCGGCCCCCGCTCCGGCACCCCAGCCCGAGCCTCAGGCCCAGCCCCAGGCGGCCCCGGCCGCGTCAGCCCCCGGCGCCTGGCCCACCGCCGCACCCGCTGGCGGCGCCCGGCGCCCCGGTGGCTGGCCCACGGCGGCCGCGGCCGGCTCGGGCCCCGCGCCCGCCGCCCCCCAGGCGGCCCCCGCCCCGGCCCCGCAGCAGTCCGCCCCGGCCCCGGCGCCGGCACCCGTGCCTCAGGCCGCCCCCGTCGGCGGCCCCGACCCCCGCACCCTCTGGCCGAACATCCTGGAGGCGGTGAAGAACAAGCGCCGCTTCACCTGGATCCTGCTCAGCCAGAACGCCCAGGTGACGGGCTTCGACGGCACCACGCTCCAGCTCGGGTTCGTGAACGCGGGCGCGCGGGACAACTTCGCGAGCAGCGGCAGCGAGGACGTCCTCAAGGCGGCGCTCTCCGAGCAGTTTCATGTGAACTGGAAGATCGACGCCGTCGTCGACGCGTCCGGCGGCGCCCCCGCGCCTCCCGCGCCGGGCGGTGGCTACGGAGGCGGCGGTTACGGCGGAGGCGGTGGCGGCTACACCCCGCCCCCGGCCCCGGCGGCCCCCGCCCCGGCCCAACAGGCCCCGCAGTCGGCTCCGGCCCAGTCCCCGGCTCCGCCCCCCGCCCCCGTACAGCCCGCAGCCCCGCAGCCGCCGGCCCGGCAGTCGGTCTCCCCGGAGGACGACACCCCGGAGGCCGACGACCCGGACCTGGACGAGAACGCCCTGTCCGGCCACGACCTGATCGTCAGAGAGCTCGGCGCCACGGTCCTCGAAGAGTTCACGAACGAGTAG
- a CDS encoding oxidoreductase, with protein MTNTSATSGTKASTGRVWLVTGATSGFGRAVAEAVIASGDTVIGTARRPEALADLVAAYPDRVEALALDITDGARVDAVAADVLARYGRVDVLVNNAGRTQVGAFEETTDRELRDLFDLHVFGPARLTRALLPQMRERGSGAIVNMSSVGGQLSFAGFAAYSATKAALEQLSEALSAEVTPYGIKVLIVEPGAFRTNLFGKDAAYFSEEHPAYAETAGATRAMVRDGGGTQPGDPHKAAAAILQALAAPETPLRLPLGPDAVDAITAHLDGIRTEITAWEKVSRGTGFDGE; from the coding sequence ATGACGAACACGAGCGCGACGAGCGGCACGAAGGCGTCGACCGGGCGGGTCTGGCTGGTGACCGGCGCGACGAGCGGATTCGGGCGGGCCGTCGCGGAGGCGGTGATCGCGTCCGGCGACACGGTCATCGGCACGGCCCGGCGCCCCGAGGCCCTGGCCGACCTGGTCGCCGCGTACCCCGACCGGGTGGAGGCCCTCGCCCTGGACATCACGGACGGCGCCCGCGTCGACGCCGTGGCCGCCGACGTCCTGGCCCGCTACGGCCGCGTCGACGTCCTGGTCAACAACGCCGGCCGCACCCAGGTCGGCGCCTTCGAGGAGACCACCGACCGGGAACTCCGCGACCTCTTCGACCTGCACGTCTTCGGCCCGGCCCGGCTGACCCGCGCCCTGCTGCCGCAGATGCGCGAGCGCGGCAGCGGCGCGATCGTGAACATGAGCAGCGTCGGCGGCCAGCTCTCCTTCGCCGGTTTCGCCGCGTACAGCGCGACGAAGGCCGCCCTCGAACAGCTCTCGGAGGCCCTGTCCGCGGAGGTGACCCCGTACGGGATCAAGGTCCTGATCGTGGAACCCGGCGCCTTCCGCACCAACCTCTTCGGCAAGGACGCCGCCTACTTCTCCGAGGAGCACCCCGCCTACGCCGAGACCGCCGGCGCGACCCGCGCCATGGTCCGCGACGGCGGCGGCACCCAGCCCGGCGACCCGCACAAGGCCGCCGCGGCCATCCTCCAGGCCCTCGCCGCCCCCGAAACGCCCCTGCGCCTCCCCCTCGGCCCCGACGCGGTCGACGCGATCACCGCCCACCTGGACGGAATCCGCACGGAGATCACGGCGTGGGAGAAGGTGTCGCGGGGGACGGGGTTCGACGGGGAGTGA
- a CDS encoding LysR family transcriptional regulator, with product MDVHGRDLRYFAYVAEELSFTRAAERLFVSQPALSKQIRMLEKQVGAELFTRDRRTVRLTSAGEALLPYARRMLEVWRDAEEAVGRARAAAADTLVIGMSTSPGRGLLPALRARLLDRVPQARPVLRQVNWADPSAGLADGSSDVAFVWLPLPDGDRYRCVVVAEEPRLVALPQRHPLAARAEGEGAVDFAELLDEPFLALPPEAGPLRDYWLALDARGGRPARIGGVVGSAEETYEGVANGQGVALLAVGNAPLIVRDEVIAVPVRGVSPSRLAVAARRGDERALVAAYLAAAEAVSPARPSLPSRPASASRPASATRPSRPSRPSRPSGR from the coding sequence ATGGATGTCCATGGGCGGGATCTTCGCTACTTCGCTTACGTGGCCGAGGAGTTGAGCTTCACGCGGGCGGCCGAGCGACTGTTCGTCTCGCAGCCCGCGCTCAGCAAGCAGATCCGGATGCTGGAGAAGCAGGTCGGGGCGGAGCTGTTCACGCGGGACCGGCGGACGGTGCGGCTGACCTCGGCGGGGGAGGCGCTGCTGCCGTACGCGCGGCGGATGCTGGAGGTGTGGCGGGACGCCGAGGAGGCGGTCGGGCGGGCGCGGGCCGCGGCGGCGGACACGCTGGTCATCGGGATGTCGACGAGTCCGGGGCGGGGACTGCTGCCGGCGCTGCGGGCGCGGCTCCTGGACCGGGTGCCGCAGGCGCGGCCGGTGCTGCGGCAGGTCAACTGGGCGGATCCGAGCGCCGGGCTGGCGGACGGGTCGAGCGACGTGGCGTTCGTGTGGCTGCCGCTGCCGGACGGGGACCGCTACCGGTGCGTGGTGGTCGCCGAGGAGCCCCGGCTCGTGGCGCTGCCGCAGCGGCATCCGCTCGCCGCGCGGGCCGAGGGCGAGGGGGCCGTGGACTTCGCCGAGCTGCTCGACGAGCCGTTCCTCGCGCTGCCGCCGGAGGCCGGGCCGCTGCGCGACTACTGGCTGGCGCTGGACGCCCGGGGCGGGCGCCCGGCGCGGATCGGCGGTGTCGTGGGCAGCGCCGAGGAGACGTACGAGGGCGTGGCCAACGGGCAGGGGGTCGCGCTGCTGGCCGTGGGCAACGCGCCGCTGATCGTGCGCGACGAGGTGATCGCCGTGCCGGTCCGGGGCGTGTCCCCGTCCCGGCTCGCCGTGGCCGCCCGCCGGGGTGACGAGCGGGCCCTGGTGGCGGCGTATCTGGCGGCGGCCGAAGCCGTCAGCCCTGCGCGCCCTTCGCTTCCTTCTCGTCCTGCGAGTGCGTCCCGTCCTGCGAGTGCGACCCGTCCTTCGCGTCCGTCCCGTCCTTCGCGTCCTTCCGGCCGGTGA